From Triticum aestivum cultivar Chinese Spring chromosome 7B, IWGSC CS RefSeq v2.1, whole genome shotgun sequence:
CCGTCTCATCACGCTCCAGCTCGCCCGCGGCCgctccctggccggcgccccactgTGCCCCGGTGGCCCGCGCCCGCCCCATCGCCCCGAATGGCCCCGCCCGTTCGCCGGCGACCATCTGCGCCCGTTCGGGCTGGTGCCCGTAGCAGCGCCCGTAACCCGTGCGCCCGCAAGGCCTCTCTGGGCCAATGACCTGTGGGGCCCCACCCCACCAGAACgattttttataaaaaaagagaaaaaagtaataataaaaataaatttaattaattaattagttaattaactaaattaattaaattaattaaattaattaaattaattaatcgtAATTAGATTGATTTAATCActattaacctaattaactattagttagttaatcagtcaatgacaggcgGGACCctcatgtcagtttgaccagtcaacacctctattgactgctgacgtcatgctgatgcaataataccaattttgaattaatttaataataataaattagaaaatgattttaaaactttataaattaatagaaataaaccgtagctcggatgaaaatactttgtacatgacgtcatccggttacgcagcccgttcgtccgccacgtgtccctagcatagtgaacctgcaacatttcacctccggtgcATCTGTCcggaaacacggaacaccggggatactttcccggatgcttcctcccttcaccggtatcacctcataccgcgtttgaacacgtctagctctgcttgttgtcctgttatgcacttgcttgctaagtatttactgtttcttccccctcttctctccggtagaccccgtgacgatgctgatgcccctgtggtcgactacgtcaccgacgacccctccttgtctgagcaaccaggcaagccccccctttgatcaccagatatcacctattctactctctactgcttgcattagagtagtgtagcatgttactgttcggttacttctattctgttgcatagcctgtcattgttgctacagtcattgataccttacccgcaatcctaaatgcttagtataggatgctagtttatcatcattggccctacattcttgtcagtctgccttgctatactatcgggccgtgatcacttgggaggtgatcacgggtatatactatacatatatacatactatacagatggtgactaaagtcgggtcaacttgttgagtacccgcaagtgattgcgatgtaggggctggaaggacaggtggctccatcccggtagaggtcggcctgggttcccgatggcccccgactgttactttgaggcggagcaacagggcaggttgagaccgcctaggagagaggtgggcctggccctgttcggcgttcgcggatacttaacatgcttaacgagatcttggtatttgatctgagtctggctactagcctatacgcactaaccaactacgcgggaacagttatgggcactcggcgtcgtggtatcagccgaagccttcgtaacGTCAGCAACTGAGCAGCGCGTGcgggattggaacgtaagcctgctcttgtattaaggggctagttctgcttccggccgcgtatgcaacgtgcaggtgtgctaagggcgatgggcccagacccctgtgcgcttaggtttagaccggcgtgctgacctctctgttgtgcctaggtggggctgcgacgtgttgatcttccgaggccgggcatgacccaggaaagtgtgtccggccaaatgggatcgagcgtgttgggttatgtgatgcacccctgcagggaagctaatctatttgaatagctgtgatcttcggtaacaggacgacttggagttgtaccttgaccttatgacaactagaaccggatacttaataaaacacacccttccaagtgccagatacaacccggtgatcgctctctaacggggtgacgaggaggggatcgccgggtaggattatgctatgcgatgctactaggaggacttcagtctactctcttctagaTGCTGCAatacggaggctgccagaagcgtagtcttcgacaggattagttatccccctcttattctggcattctgcagttcagtccaccgatatggccctttacacatatatccatgcatatgtagtgtagctctttgcttgcgagtactttggatgagtactcatggttgcttttctccctcttttccccctttcccttctacctggttgtcgcaaccagatgctggagcccaggagccagacgccaacttcaacgacgactcctactacgctggaggtgcctactactacgtgcagcccgctgacaacgaccaggagtagttaggaggatcccaggcaggaggcctgcgcctcttttgattgtatcccagtttgtgctagccatcttatgacaaacttgtttaacttatgtctgtactcagatattgttgcttccgctgactcgtctatgatcgagcacttgtattcgagccctcgaggcccctggcttgtattatgatgcttgtatgacttatttatgtttttagagttgtgttgtgatatcttcccatgagtccctgatcttgatcgtacacgtttgcgtgcatgagtagtgtacgattgaatcgggggcgtcacaaatcaATGAGCCTACATCTCAACAAAGCTCACAACCAAGCTCTGAAACTAGACTTCCACAACATTGTGTGTCAACCGTGCTGCATACAAGGAGGCACTAAATGCTAAGAAATGGCCATCCATTTGATTACAACATTGTGCTCTACCTAGTTGTAATACTGTGCCACAACATTTGTGCTACACTTGTGCTAAATTTCTGCTTCTATTCATTTGAGGCACAATTTCCGCTAGTATAATTTTCTAGATTGAAACAAAGAGGACAACAGAGTTGAAAACATTAATGCTTAAACATCTTTAGTATATTTGTTCACTGCATTTGTTCAGTACATAACTTAAACTCTGACAGTGCATACTGAACTGCATTTCTCCACTACTTAACTACAAACGTAACCGCATTTCTCCAGTACATAACTAGAAACTTAACTAGAAACTCTCAGTGCATACTGAACTAGAAACTTAACTGCATTTCTCCTGCATCTCCTTCATCTTCACTTCTGCATTTCTTCACTTCTTGATGCGGTCTCCTTCATCTTCTACATTTCTTCACTTCTGCATCTCCTTCATCTTCTTGATGCGGTCGGAGTGGCGAATGCTGACGCGGATGTAGGTCTCCGCCTCGATTGGCATGCTCCTGTCGCCGAGCTGCGGGATCCCCGGTGCCACCATGTACACGTTGTTGTCGACAGGCGCCACCTccccctcgccgtcgtcctcctcatCCACCACCACCTGCTCCCCCTCGCTGTTGTCCTCCACATCCACCACCACCTGCTCCCCCTTGCTGTCGTCCTCATCATCTTCACTGTACTCTCCGTCGCTATCAGAATGGACAGTAACCTGCTTCACTGCAGCTGGTACGGCGACCATGACGCCGACGAGACCTTCCACTGGAGGTGGAGGGGGGCGACCGCGGGAGCGGTAGTCATACGACCTGGCACGCTGACGCGGATCTGGTGACTTCTCCGCCTCATGCATAGCGCAAAGAAAAACTGAGACGGGTGGAATTGCACGGCCATCGGGGAACATTGCCTTCTTCTCAACATCAGTTGCCACGGCGATGAGGCCCCTGGCATGGTCCACGCACATCTGCAAGTTCGGAAATCTGTTGCAGATCTCCTCTACATCGGCCCTCTTCTCTGAATCCCCCTTGCAATACCTGCTGACAGTTTCCTCCCACCGCTCTTGAGCACGTCGAACATCTCTTGCAGACCGCCTCTTCTTGGGAGGCATGAGAATGGGGAACGACTGGGCAAGCGGTGGGTGGGCGAGTGGTGTCTGGGCGAGCGCTGGCTTTAAATGGGTGGGTGGGTGCCTGTCAAATACAATGGGTGCTAAAAGTTCAGCACACTACAGACAACGCTTCAGAAAAATTCAGACAAAAGTTTAGTTAACTTCAGACACAAGTTGAGACTTCCTCTTTTGAAATTTTAAACTCAAATACAATTGTTGACTGGAGCTTACATAGGTGGTTGACCACACACACAATGCATCCTACATAGTACATAAAATCTTCAAAGCCATGATAACAACACACACAATGCAGGAAAAGTCCTCTTTTGAAATTTTAAACTCAAATACAATTGTTGACTGGAGCTTACATAGGTGGTTGACAACACACACAATGCATCCTACATAGTACATAAAATCTTCAAAGCCATGATAACAACACACACAATGCAGGAAAAGATGGCAAATTTGTACATCAACTTGCTTCTCTGAAATTCCTTGGCAAGAACATCCATTTGTTGAGCATGCTGTGCTTTCAAATCCAGCACATAAACATCAGAATCACCAATGCTGCACTTGGCATCCATGAGAGCATGCTCCAGCTGTGATTTCTCGGTCTTGAGCTCCCTAACCTCTGTCTTCAGCCGATTCACAACATCTCGTAGATCACGTAGTAGCGTACTGACAAACTGATCCAGGGGATCATCATGCCACTTGAAGTACCGACAATCATATCCCTATTCAACAATTTGTGCAATTTTGTCAACAGAATCGCGCAAAGACTATAACTTTGCTGCTCAAGAGAACAACGACGGGCACAGATCGATTTACCAGAGACTGGCTGCTGTTGTAGTATCGACGACCGGGGTTGGCAATGCTCCATGAAATCCACCTCGGAGCCTTGACGTTGGAGTGGCACAACTTCTCAGGCGAGTACGCCATCGGTGGCTCCCGATATGGCACCGGCGACTGCCCTGAGAAGGACATGGACTGCGGCGGCCGGTGACTGCTTGACGAGCTAGCAGACACCATGGAccgcggcgagggggcggcgaggggccgACGAGGGGGCGACGAGGGGGACGGCGACAGAGTGCTTCACGACGAGGAGGCGGCGACAGACGTAGGGATTGCAACTAATAATTGGGGAAAGTTGCATATGTCCAGTCAGCAAGGAGAAAAGTCAAAACCACTGAAATCTGGTCCAAAACCACCATGGGGGAGAATTGATCCGGTGTTACAGAGTTTAGGGGCTGATTGATCCGGTTTTAGACTTTGGGGGGAAATTGATCCATCAGACATGATTTAAGGGGGAAAACGATACTTTCCTCGACGGAGGATAAGGCGCGCTTGCTATAAGacagaaaaggagagaaaaagGGGGACCGGGGCCTTGGCCACTGTGATGCTAGTGCCGTTGTGATATAATATAAGAGCACCACGATATAAGAACCGTAACTGACGGCGActtcaaaaaaaaagaaatagTTTTCACTTATGGATGGCATATTGGGTAATTTATTATAATTTTGAGGGTAATTTTCGTGATGTACGGACAGAAGTATTAGTCCCTTTATTATTAGATTAGATAGAGATATAGATAGAGGTATAGATTATTATTATATTATGAATATTATTAATACAATATATTTTTAGGTATAGCTGTGTGCACTTATTTGAGAATCGAGGAAGTGCGGTTAAATAGCGGGTGTCCAACCATGTGTCTACAATCCCACGTTTTGTCGTAACCACATTTTGCCGTCCAGCTTTCTTGGGCCGGATTATCTAAAAAAAACTTTCTTGGGCCGGATCTAGTTGGAGAAGCCCGGCCGTATATCTGAGTAAAGCTCTTTCTCAAAAGTTACTAAAAAAAAAAGTTACTCAAAAAAAGCTCTttgtcaaaagaaaaaaaaatccgaGTAGAGCCGACAGCAGAGCCCCGCCGTATAGGGGAGCAGTGGCCTGTACATGCGGAGCTACCTAGAGCCAGAAGCCGAAAGCAAGTGAGCTGGTGGCAGGGGAcggacgcgacgatggtggtggTGGCGACCGCGAGCCCCGGCGGGCCCGAGGCGCTGCAGGTGCGCGAGGTCGAGGACCTCCCGGCGCCGGGGGAGGGCGAGGTGCTTGTCGGGGTGGCCGCCGCCGGCGTCAATCGCGGCGACACGGTCCAGTGGCAGGGCCGGTAGCCGCCGCCTCGCCCTACCCGGGGCTCGAGTGCTCCGGCACCATCGTCGCTCTCGGGGCCGCGCTGGGCCGTCGGTACCAGGTGCCCAGCGTGCCCCCATGGTGAATTTGGtgatggctgctgctgctgctctgaacCTCACTTTTTTTTTTCGCATATGCTGTTGCGTTGCAGGTGTGCGCGCTGCTTACCGGCCGCGGGTATGTGGAGAAGGTGGAGGTTCCGACAGGGAAGCTGCTCCCGGTGACGGAGGGGGTGTCGCTGACTGACAGCCCGAGGTGGCCTGCACCGTCTGGTCCACCTTTTTCATGCTAGCCACCTCTCCCTCGGTGAATCCTTGTAAGAAAATCTCTCTTGCTAATTTGTTCTGCATGTGATGATTGCAAACGGCTAGCAATTCACTGCACTTGCTTCTTCCTTGGACTGGGACTGACTGGCTGTAAATCTCTTACACTGAGCACCTGATGAGTTGGAATGTCAGATCTCTTTTGTTAGAGCAACATGCCTCGACTAACTGAGAAATAGCCAAGTAAATTGTGCTTACTCAAATGGAGTGCGAACTAGGTTACCACAGTTACTCATATGCAAAATGAGGTGAAACGTCCTGGACTCCTGGCTGTATTTATTCCTGATGATTGGGTATCTCCAATGTATGCAGATCCATGGTGGATCAAGTGGAATCGGTACATTCGCTACACAGAATTCAAAGCACCTTGGAAATGTACACATGAGGCATTATTCTTTGTAAGTGACAGTAGCGGCAAAAAATTTGCTACTTCTAAATTTGAAGGTTGCAAGTGTACACATTCAAATACACCGATTGATGTGTTAACGTTGCAGAGACAACATCTCTACTGCTCTAGGAGGCACTTTTGAGTGTCTGCATCAACCTTTAGGAATTGCAACTGGGCTGCAGAAGAGCTAAATAACAAACCATGAACTCCACATATCTATTGTGTAGATAAGTATAATAAGCAGAGACAATTTTTGACATTTTACATTCATATATCAACACAAATTGATGTATGCTATCGCTGTTATGTAGCCATGGCCATCATACAAAACCACGATGCATAAAAAATTGAGGTTCGTCATTTATATTCCAAGATATGAGAATAGAAAGACCAATTTACACAAAAGTTCACTGGGATGAATTTATAAAATTAGCTGGGAATTACTACAGTTTGTCTACAATTTATAAAACTGCACTGCTAAGTTTCATTTTGTTCCAAACATTGTGCCAATTCACATGGACCAAGCTTATATGTGGTACTTCCAACCCACAAACTAAACAGATTTCTTACTTCAGATCATACATTTAGTTTTATGTAGGAAAAGGCTAGCACGGCTCTTAAGAACCCTAACCAATGCTGCTTTGGTTTTACAACTTTCATTGCTTCTAACATCCAAATCAAACTGTTGTTACACACATGTTTGCTGTATAGATGCactaaaaaaaaatcctacatttACTTTCTCATAGAATTGCATTTTTTTGGTTGTAAAAATAGgatgagcagcaactttcttgtcaACATGATGGCCTCCTGAAAATAATTGAGACCCGTCCATCACTTATTTATGAACTACTTTTCAGTGTCTTCTATCGATGATAAGTGAGCTACTTTTTCTTTAGAGATCGCCATCTCATTGGCACTAACTTGTATAGCACACAGTTTCCCTTCCCAATGCACTCGTAATGCATAGATAGTCCCTCCTAATCATTTTGTGTTCGTTTTTTGTCATGATTCAGATCGAATTTCCGACATCAGAGACACGTATGCTGTTAATCAGGTGCTGAAGGTAAGATCAGGACACAAAAAACATATGGGATTTAATAATTAGCAGTTTATGTGCGAAAATACTTATTTTCCAGGAATCTAGCTTCATGTAAGCATGCAAAGTTGATTTTTATCATCCAATTTGAACAATTGCAGAAAAAATCAATCCTCTCCACTTGAAGGTAGGTGATGCACACAGATTTCTTCTTACCTTGCAAGCACCGTTGGATGAAGAGAGTAGGCATGATCATGGACAAACGCAGTGAGTGCTCAACCCATCTGTACATACGCTGCACTTTATGCCCCCGTGCCGCTGCCATCCTTATCATGCCTCTCCTTGATCTGGCTCCCCCAGTGCCGTCTTGCCTCGATCTTGCAGGAGAGGAGGACATTGTTTATTTGCGTAGGGCTGTCGGGGGATAATTCGATCGAGTAGGAGTTGTTACGTGGAAGAGGAGCTAGCAGCTGGGCGATCGTTTGGCTAGGTGACGAGGAAGAAATTGATACGGCCGGCCGTTGTACGGGAGCACGGCCAGAGATGGAGTTCGATACGGTCTGCACCCAAATCAGAAGGTTTGGCCACCCTTAACAATATCCTCATCGGATATAACTTGGGGAAGGCGAAGGCGTACCCCCTACTATATAAGCTCGGCCACCCACGCCCCAAACAAATCACAACCAACCTTTCTCAAGTCGTTTGTTCCCCCGAGCAATCGAGTTGTGTTCCCGGCGATCGATCTATCCATCTTGCTGAGCATCATGGTTTCCGCCGACGTGGCCCGCAACATCGTCGGCATCATTGGCAATGTCATCTCCTTTGGGCTCTTCCTCTCCCCTGTGTAAGCCCTTTCCTCCTCCTCTCGGCTCTGTATTCATGGATGGAAGGTGGTTGCTAGGGCATGAATCTGACGCTCGTTTTCTGCTTGTGCGTACGCAGGCCGACGTTCTGGCGTATCTGCAAGGCCAAGAACGTGGAGGAGTTCAAGCCGGACCCCTACCTGGCGACGCTCATGAACTGCCTGCTCTGGTTCTTCTACGGGCTCCCTATCGTCCACCCCAACAGCACCCTCGTCCTCACCATCAACGGCATCGGCCTCGTCATCGAGGGCGCctacatcatcatcttcatcatctacgCGGCCAAGAACACAAGGGTACGTACGTGCAACCCTCCTAGTGCCCCCTCATCCGGCCTACTGTCTCTTTTCGCCATTAGTTTCTGTACAGAAGATCCTCCTGCATGCCCCTAACCCATGCCATCCGCCTGTGCTTTGCGTGCAGTGGAAGATGCTCGGCGTGCTCGCCATCCAGGCGGCGTTCATGGCTGCTGTGGTGGCCGGTGTGCTCGTCGGCGCCCACACCCATGAGAAGCGCTCCATGATCGTAGGCATCCTTTGCGTCATCTTCGGCTCCATCATGTACGCCTCCCCGCTCACCATCATGGTACGTACCCCACCCCAACTTATGGATCGTCGACCCGTGATCTTTGATAACTGCTTTAACTTGTGAGTTCAGGTGGCTAATTAATCTGCGTTGTGCATGTATGATGTTGTAATGATACGTTGTCTAGAAAAATACCTGCCTATAATTTATTTTTAAAGTTCTAGTAGATGCTTTTGACAGACCTCAATTTGTTAAGTAGTACACCTTGTTTGTTGTTGATTCTGCTTGAAAAACTATGTCCATCTAAAAGATGCACTCACCTTTCATGTTTTAACGTTCGTGCCAAAACCCTGTTAAAAAAAAGTCCGAATTGAGTTATTCACCTCTCACGCACCCAAGTTCTTCTACAATATGCTACATCATATATTTTTAATCAAAAAGGCCTACGGTTTATTTCTATCTCAAGGTAAACTTCCTTTACAGGGCGAATTACTAGCTCAGGCTAATTGTTAATGACGGATGCTTTTACCAACTAACAAGTGTACTAAATGCTAATATAACTAAAAAAATTGAGATGAAAGTAGTAATATTGTACTGCTTATTTGCAGGGTAAAGTGATCAGGACCAAGAGTGTGGAGTACATGCCATTCTTCCTGTCACTGGTAAACTTCCTCAACGGTCTCTGCTGGACGGGCTATGCGCTAATCAAGTTTGACATCTACATCacggtatgtacatacacattgGATAAACAAAAGTCACAAACCCATCCAGACTTACAATCAAGAATTCCTCAGCGCGGTTCGATCTAATTGTTATGTCCTCTTTAAATTCTGTGCAGATCCCCAATGCCCTCGGTACAATCTTCGGCCTCATCCAGCTGATCCTTTACGGGTACTACTACAGATCTACCCCCAAGAAGGGCAAGAATGTCGAGCTGCCCACCGTCCTCACCAAAAACGCCGTTACCAGCGGCAACGTCTCCGTCACCATAGAGAAATAAGCTTTGCTTCGTTTTTAGCCCTAAAGATTTTGAGCAGTTAATACCGGATGATACTTCAACAGGTCTGATGTTAATTAGTTGTACTTTTTGTTAGCTAGTAGAGTCTGAGATTGCCTTTAATTTTGTGAACCATTGTCGTCTGTCCGAGACTACAGTGCAAATTGCAAGTGTATATAAATACCAATCCAGCTGAGTTATCCCAGAGATATATTATGAAAACCACGTATGCTTGCCTGTTTTCAATCTGCTCTTACGTGATGATACAATTGATTTGTTAATTACAGTGTGTGGTGGCTTTGTTAAATTATTTTATTCAATATCCACGATGTGTTTGTATTATGTTTCGGGCAAGGTCCTCTTctgttttctgcacaaaaacacccAAAGGGCATCTTATTGGTGATGCAACTTGAACCTGGTGTCAGCGTAAACGAGACACAGACTTAACCTCTAATTACCGGTTCAGTTGGATGGCTCCTGCTCTTTTCCCGTGAGGCTGCGTTGTTACCACATTGACCTCTTTTTTGCGGGAAGTATGATGCTTTGGGTCCATGCTAGAAATTTTTTTCTGAATCTTGTAACATGTTAATTGTTTGTCATATATATTTCATTAGTGTGTTTGATTGATTGCATGGTGTCTACTATATAGACACACACTTTTTCGTCAAGGAAAATGAGTTGAGTATAGGAAGAGCTATGCTCAAATTAGATAGCCCATCAACTTGTGGCTATAACTAGTAAGAACCCAGACCTTTCCATTAagggaaataaaataaaatccaaCTTGAAGCAACATCCAAACAAGCAGCCCAGGCTAGCTAAACACATCCACGCTAGACCACAGACCGTGTTTTAATATCCAAGAGCAAGGTTTTTTTTATCAATTTATTTCCTTTGTATTTGAATGATCTAGAGTCATCTAGCAATCATTACTATATGAATCTAATTAGATTCTGTTTGATCAATGATCACTTATAATTTGTTAGGTTTTGTTCTCGAATCATCATCATGTCTACTAGAATTAGGAAACAAGATTCTGGTTCTGCAAAACAAAGAGTGCCAGTTGAGGCTCGGACTCAAACGAGTGCCCTCGATAGATATTTAGTGAGACTCCCAACTTGATTATGAAAATCACACCGCAGATGTTAATgttgatgatggtggtgatgataaTACGATAGGAGGTTGAGGCTCATGATGCAGAAATTGATGTCTTGGAGATGATGTAGTACGAAGATATAATTGAAGATTATATTCCACGAAATACTAGACGGATGGTCCTTTTTGGTAGAACATGAGGTTCGTTCATTGCTTTGTGATCACATTACTAGTTTAGCATAGTATTTGATAAAGTGACAGTATGGTTTACGCATATTAATTCTTCTGTTTATGTGAATTGTTCAATATTTTGGGCCAGATTTTGGTTTCTACCCGAGGCCCCAAATTTCCGGAGATGGCCCTGCTAAACAGCCAATGAATCCAGCCGAAGACCGATAGCCTTAAGTGAGTTGGTTTCTAGCCCCACATAGCTCCAAACACTTCATTTGCCACCTGTTCAAAGAGGCTTACTCCCCATGCAACAGATATTTGTTGACCTCCTTTCTCTACAAAAACAACCAATAGTGTATCCAATATCCAATTAGTTTGACCACAACAGACACATCATGGGGGAGAGGAGCAGGAAATTTGGGGGAGGGGCGGTTGCTACGGGTGGGATAAGATCGTGGggaagatttttttttgttttttaccgACTGGGGGCCATAGGCGAGCAAGGGTAGAAAAATTTGGAAAAAGACTGAGGGAAACGGTATTTTCAACATAAACGCATGAAATATTTTTAGGAAATTAGAGTTTCTTTTAGTGTGAAAATACATTTCTCGGCCCGTACAACTATGATTGATACTTGTGGACCCGGAAGACCAAtgtcgcactactagggaaaagcctagcagcagcgcgggttttgggcctatcagtagcgcgggcaggagcgctactgataaggcgctacagctaatgcttagcaatagcgcgtcttggcccacgctactgctaaattgacctAGTAGCAGCGCTTCATCAGAACATCGCTACTGGTaactagtagtagcgcttctccttacccgcgctactactattttttagtattttattttttttctttttcttttcatgttgtattcatacacctttacacaagttttcatacaacaggaatttagagattgtttttacatcataatgagttattacatcatggggtgaaagaactgtggactagtttcaagtggatgtccatccacttgaaactaatccgcggttctttcacccaatgatataataatatcatcatcatcatcatatcattaacaacttagcatcataatacatcattgtcatataacacctcctcaatatcatcgtttttatcattgacatcacataacacctcctcaagatcatcattatcaactctaacacattaccacataataaacatattgtacctcataggacctattacattcgattaagacctactacattttctaaggtaaaataacaaaaaacaagatagcccctgactctccattatggagaatggagattagcctgtctccaattcttgcctttcgctgaatgttacttccaagaacctccttgcgaatgtccatacatttcttccattctctgatgatcatgtgttcacgggttttagaaatccgatatgcacaggtgagctccgtagatttacctggcagtatgttcagaactgagaggcgaccatgcagagacatcagatgaggcacacaatccatcgggagtttctgttgaaaaacataataataacttcgtagttagcaatgatgtactagttttagaagtatgcaaaagatgcacggatgtcgtaatagtaaaaaatcttaccagggtatctccagagaagttatcgttgttcaacacatgcactagtggcacgtattcaccataatttggaggagttcgataatagtcattgtaattctcaagaagagtacaaaatgcgatcagatgatttttctccttatacgttaattgggtgccttcggtgtagtgggttttatctaccatcttccgcacagtctttgaagaatcaaaataagctgtcaatggaaataagctat
This genomic window contains:
- the LOC123158907 gene encoding bidirectional sugar transporter SWEET6b — its product is MVSADVARNIVGIIGNVISFGLFLSPVPTFWRICKAKNVEEFKPDPYLATLMNCLLWFFYGLPIVHPNSTLVLTINGIGLVIEGAYIIIFIIYAAKNTRWKMLGVLAIQAAFMAAVVAGVLVGAHTHEKRSMIVGILCVIFGSIMYASPLTIMGKVIRTKSVEYMPFFLSLVNFLNGLCWTGYALIKFDIYITIPNALGTIFGLIQLILYGYYYRSTPKKGKNVELPTVLTKNAVTSGNVSVTIEK